The window CGCAAGTTATAGGCTAACCCAATGGAGCTGCTGCTCGATACCTTAATGCAGACCATTACCGCTTATATATGGCCGCTATTTCGGGTCGCGAGTATGTTAATGGTCATGGTGGTATTTGGGGCGGCAACTACCTCAAGCCGCGTACGCTTATTATTGGCGATGGCGATTACCTTTGCGATAGCGCCAGTTCTTCCTCCCGTTCAAAATGCCGATTTATTTTCACTCAGCGCAGTATTTATCACCGCGCAGCAAATTATTATTGGTGTTGCCATGGGGTTTGTGACTCAAATGGTGATGCAAGTTTTTGTATTAACTGGGCAGATTATTGGTATGCAAACCAGCCTCGGTTTTGCCTCTATGGTTGATCCAGGTTCAGGTCAGCAAACGCCGGTTATTGGTAACTTTTTTCTATTATTGGCGACATTGATCTTCTTAGCCGTAGATGGCCATCTGTTGATGATCCGTATGTTGGTGGCGAGCTTTGAGACCCTACCCATTTCTAATCAAGGATTAACACTCACTAGCTACCGTGCTTTAGCAGATTGGGGCTCGTATATGTTTGGTGCTGCATTAACTATGTCGATATCCGCGATTATCGCCTTGTTGTTAGTCAATTTGTCCTTCGGGGTGATGACCCGCGCCGCGCCGCAGTTAAACATTTTCTCTATTGGTTTTCCGATCACTATGATTGGCGGGCTGTTTATTCTTTGGTTAACCTTAACACCAGTCATGGAGCATTTTGATGAAGTATGGGCCGCGGCTCAAGTGCTGCTTTGCGATATGTTAGCGCTTCAATGTAACGCAGATGGCTTGATATGACGGTATTAGGAGCAGCCCATGGCTGAAGAATCAAGCGGTGAACGCAGTGAGGAGCCCACTGGGAGGCGTCTTGAACAGGCGCGGGAAAAAGGGCAGATTGCGCGTTCGAAAGAACTTGGTACAGCAGCAGTATTAATTTCGGCAGCATGTGGTTTTTATATGCTCGGTCCGAGTCTTGCCACGAGTTTAACTCGGGTGTTTGAGACGGTTTTTACCATGGACAGGGCGCAAATCTTTGATACTGAAGAAATGTTCAATGTCTGGGGCGTTGTTGCGAGCGAAATCGCCTGGCCCATGGCAAAAATTATGCTGTTGATCGTAGTCGTTGCTTTTATTGGTAACGTTGCCTTAGGTGGGATGAATTTCTCGACCCAAGCTATGATGCCAAAGGCCAGTAAAATGAGCCCCGCAGCGGGTTTTAAGCGCATGTTCGGCGTGCAGGCGTTAGTCGAGCTGACAAAGGGTATTGCCAAGTTTTCTGTGGTGGCATTTTCGGCATATTTATTACTGAGCTTTTATTTTAACGATATTATGTTGCTGTCTAGCGACCATCTTCCCGGTAATGTCTACCACGCATTAGATTTACTCGTGTGGATGTTTATCCTGTTATGCTCCTCTATTTTATTAATTGTCGTCATCGATGTGCCGTTCCAAATTTGGAATCATAACAAGCAACTTAAGATGACCAAACAAGAAGTAAAAGATGAATATAAGGACACTGAAGGGAAACCAGAAGTAAAAGGGCGGGTACGACAGATGCAACGCGAGTTAGCCCAGCGTCGAATGATGGCTGAAGTACCCAATGCCGATGTCATCGTTGTTAACCCCGAGCATTTTGCAGTAGCGATTAAATACGATGTACAGCGCTCCGCCGCTCCCTTTGTGATTGCCAAAGGCGTTGATGACGTTGCATTTAAAATTCGTGAGATTGCTCGCGAACACAATATTGCCATTGTCTCTGCACCACCTCTTGCGAGGGCGATATACCATACGACTAAGTTAGATCAACAAATCCCCGAAGGACTATTTACTGCCGTGGCACAGATTTTGGCTTATGTTTTCCAGTTACGTCAATATCAGAAAGGACGTGGTCGCAAACCTATTCCTGTCCCGCTTAATCAGCCCATCCCTGATGAGTTAAAATATTAAGTTAGCAGCATCTGACAATCGTGAGCGAAAGTCAGACAATGTCACTTTGTATGGATATTCCACTGTTATTTCTTCTTTATATCAATAAGTCACTGGTATAATTTTTCTTAATTAGTCTGATTTATTTTGTTGGCGCGTTTTTTGCTTTTCGCTTATTACACGTCAAAATTTAGGTTATAGCGAATGGATGTTAAAGCGACTCTTGGTCAAGTAAAACAAATGCGGCTGAGCTCATTCAAAGGCATTGGTACGCCTATGGTTGTGCTTGCTGCATTGGCCATGATTGTTTTACCTATCCCTCCATTTCTATTAGACATACTTTTCTCATTCAACATTGCCTTAGCGCTCATCGTATTGTTAGTCGCTATTTATACCGATAGACCATTAGATTTCGCCGCTTTTCCAACTGTATTGCTGGTGGCGACATTACTACGACTTGCACTCAACGTCGCTTCAACTCGTGTGGTATTACTCGAAGGCCATAATGGTGGTGATGCGGCAGGTAAGGTGATTGAAGCCTTCGGTTCTGTGGTGATTGGCGGTAACTATGCCGTTGGTTTAGTTGTTTTTATCATTTTGATTATTATCAACTTTGCGGTGGTGACTAAAGGTGCTGGTCGTATCGCAGAAGTGAGCGCCCGCTTTACCTTGGACGCTATGCCAGGTAAGCAAATGGCAATTGATGCCGATTTAAATGCTGGAACCTTAAACCAAGACCAAGCAAGAATACGTCGCGCCGAAGTGACTCGTGAAGCTGATTTTTATGGCGCGATGGATGGTGCTTCAAAATTCGTAAAAGGTGATGCCGTTGCGGGTATCATGATTTTAGTGATAAACATCTTAGGTGGTTTCATCATAGGGATTGTTCAGCATGGCTTAAGTTTCTCTGAAGCGGTTGAAATTTATACCTTGCTGACTATCGGTGATGGTCTGGTGGCGCAGATCCCAGGCTTATTACTGTCAATCGCTGCCGCCTTGATGGTAACCCGTCAAAATGAATCGGGCGATATGGGCCAAATGATGATGAGTCAGATGTTTGACAGTCATAAATCATTGGGTATCGCCGCCGGAGTGTTATTTGTCATGGGTATTGTTCCTGGCATGCCACATATGGCGTTCTTAAGCTTCGCCTTTATTACTGCAGGTGCTGCCTATTTTGTCTATAAGCGTAATGAATCAAAACGCATTAAAGCCTTAGAACTTGTTAAATCAGGCCCTGTAGAGAGACAAGATAAAGAGCCTAAAGAACTGGGTTGGGACGATGTGCATCATGTTGATACTATTGGGCTTGAGGTTGGATATCGCTTGATCCCACTGGTCGATAAGGGCCAAGGTGGCGAGTTATTAAGCCGTATCAAAGGAGTCCGTAAGAAGTTATCGCAAGAGTTGGGCTTCTTAGTGCCTGCGGTGCATATTCGCGATAACTTAGATTTGTCACCTAATGCCTACCGCATTTCTCTAATGGGCGTAGTTGTTGGTGAGGCGGATATTCGTCACGATTGTGAATTGGCGATTAATCCCGGCCAAGTCTATGGCAAGCTTGACGGTATTGAAACGCGCGATCCGGCTTTCGGTCTGGAAGCAGTATGGATTGCCCCTGAATTACGTGAGCATGCACAAACATTAGGTTATACCGTTGTTGATGCAGCTACGGTTGTGGCAACCCATATTAGTCAATTGCTGACCAATAATGCTGCTAAGTTGTTAGGATACGAAGAAGTGCAACAACTGATGGATATGCTTGCGAAACACTCGCCTAAGCTGGTGGATGGCTTTATTCCTGATGTCATGCCGTTAGGACATGTCGTAAAAGTGATGCAGAACCTGTTAAATGAAGGGGTTTCAGTCAGAGACTTGCGTACTATAGTGCAAACTTTGTTAGAATACGGCACTAAGAGTAATGACACTGAAGTCTTGACCGCTGCAGTTCGTATCGCGTTGAAACGTATGATCGTTCAGGAAATTTCAGGCCCAGAGCTCGAAATCCCCGTCATAACTTTGGCGCCAGAGTTGGAACAGATGTTGCATCAGTCAATGCAAGCAACCGGTGGTGATGGTCCTAACATTGAACCCGGTCTTGCAGAACGCATGCAGCAGTCTCTTGCCGATGCGGCTCAGAAGCAAGAAATGGTCGGACAACCCGCCATATTGTTGACGTCAGGTATGTTACGCGCGACGCTGTCACGCTTTGTTAAACATACTATTCCTAATCTCAGAGTCATTTCATATCAAGAAATACCTGATGAGAAGCAAATACGTATCGTATCTGCAGTCGGCCAGTAGAGGACGCATAAGTGAAGATTAAACGATTTTTTGCCAAAGACATGCGCGCCGCACTGGCCCAAGTGAAAGAAACACTCGGCTCAGATGCCGTCATTATGTCAAATAAGAAAGTGAATGGGGGCATCGAAATTGTCGCCGCCGTTGACTATGACGAACCTAAAGCGAAAACCGCAGCTACTGCGCCAGCGCCAACCTTTATGGACGTGAGTGACGACCTTGTGTCCTTGGGTGCTAAACAGCCAGTACGAGTAGAAACCCGTGCAAAGCCTGCGGCACCTGCTGACTCATTACAAGCCTTGTTA of the Shewanella baltica genome contains:
- the fliR gene encoding flagellar biosynthetic protein FliR produces the protein MELLLDTLMQTITAYIWPLFRVASMLMVMVVFGAATTSSRVRLLLAMAITFAIAPVLPPVQNADLFSLSAVFITAQQIIIGVAMGFVTQMVMQVFVLTGQIIGMQTSLGFASMVDPGSGQQTPVIGNFFLLLATLIFLAVDGHLLMIRMLVASFETLPISNQGLTLTSYRALADWGSYMFGAALTMSISAIIALLLVNLSFGVMTRAAPQLNIFSIGFPITMIGGLFILWLTLTPVMEHFDEVWAAAQVLLCDMLALQCNADGLI
- the flhB gene encoding flagellar biosynthesis protein FlhB, which produces MAEESSGERSEEPTGRRLEQAREKGQIARSKELGTAAVLISAACGFYMLGPSLATSLTRVFETVFTMDRAQIFDTEEMFNVWGVVASEIAWPMAKIMLLIVVVAFIGNVALGGMNFSTQAMMPKASKMSPAAGFKRMFGVQALVELTKGIAKFSVVAFSAYLLLSFYFNDIMLLSSDHLPGNVYHALDLLVWMFILLCSSILLIVVIDVPFQIWNHNKQLKMTKQEVKDEYKDTEGKPEVKGRVRQMQRELAQRRMMAEVPNADVIVVNPEHFAVAIKYDVQRSAAPFVIAKGVDDVAFKIREIAREHNIAIVSAPPLARAIYHTTKLDQQIPEGLFTAVAQILAYVFQLRQYQKGRGRKPIPVPLNQPIPDELKY
- the flhA gene encoding flagellar biosynthesis protein FlhA; translated protein: MDVKATLGQVKQMRLSSFKGIGTPMVVLAALAMIVLPIPPFLLDILFSFNIALALIVLLVAIYTDRPLDFAAFPTVLLVATLLRLALNVASTRVVLLEGHNGGDAAGKVIEAFGSVVIGGNYAVGLVVFIILIIINFAVVTKGAGRIAEVSARFTLDAMPGKQMAIDADLNAGTLNQDQARIRRAEVTREADFYGAMDGASKFVKGDAVAGIMILVINILGGFIIGIVQHGLSFSEAVEIYTLLTIGDGLVAQIPGLLLSIAAALMVTRQNESGDMGQMMMSQMFDSHKSLGIAAGVLFVMGIVPGMPHMAFLSFAFITAGAAYFVYKRNESKRIKALELVKSGPVERQDKEPKELGWDDVHHVDTIGLEVGYRLIPLVDKGQGGELLSRIKGVRKKLSQELGFLVPAVHIRDNLDLSPNAYRISLMGVVVGEADIRHDCELAINPGQVYGKLDGIETRDPAFGLEAVWIAPELREHAQTLGYTVVDAATVVATHISQLLTNNAAKLLGYEEVQQLMDMLAKHSPKLVDGFIPDVMPLGHVVKVMQNLLNEGVSVRDLRTIVQTLLEYGTKSNDTEVLTAAVRIALKRMIVQEISGPELEIPVITLAPELEQMLHQSMQATGGDGPNIEPGLAERMQQSLADAAQKQEMVGQPAILLTSGMLRATLSRFVKHTIPNLRVISYQEIPDEKQIRIVSAVGQ